One stretch of Podospora pseudoanserina strain CBS 124.78 chromosome 4, whole genome shotgun sequence DNA includes these proteins:
- a CDS encoding hypothetical protein (COG:G; EggNog:ENOG503NUCP), whose product MSVGHQDGSPSPSSSPCSSRAPISNYYPIGHDLKHPDDRYRLEHDRSSFESQGVLSPLLPGSPHATVLRSNSIEMQDSGISSLENEREAQRINRKMDLYLLPLLSLLYLFNGLDRGNIGNAQTQGFTHDIGALPDDLNLAVSLFFVTFVLFQMPSAAVGQWLGPSTWLPIMMLCWGLITTIQAFIWGKVALITTRLLIGVFEAGFYPTCIVYLGSFYSRFDLATRIGLFYGQYAIASAFSGALSYAIFQVSHAWLKPWQLLFIIEGFLTCVLGAVAWLWLPAGPRGAWFLSHSERQFVVDRVGGVEPNAAKYSSLTRRDLVETLKDWKLWFVLVFNICASVPVTAFSVFLPLVVQGMGYESVEANLMSVPPAVCGAVGLYLFASSSDRHRERGWHIVGALVVALGGLVGVVGSVSNAAKYASLCVFLFGSYVPPPLTVAWLSGNTPTAGKRALVVGANGLGNLAGAIGSQLYRAEYAPGYKLPLVVTLGFVGVALTGYVAYRYTLRAVNARRAAIRKSKSAEQIEAERVDSVRHADRKWVFVYDL is encoded by the exons GGATCACcgtcgccatcctcatctccatGCTCTTCCAGAGCCCCGATTTCGAACTATTACCCTATAGGACATGACCTGAAGCACCCTGATGACAGATACCGCCTTGAACATGATCGGAGCTCTTTCGAAAGTCAAGGGGTGCTTTCGCCGTTGCTTCCTGGCTCTCCACACGCCACCGTGCttcgcagcaacagcattgAGATGCAAGATTCGGGGATATCAAGTCTTGAAAACGAAAGAGAGGCGCAACGTATCAACCGAAAGATGGATTTGTacctgctccccctcctatCGCTGCTGTATCTGTTCAACGGCCTCGACAGGGGGAATATTGGCAATGCGCAAACCCAAGGCTTCACGCATGACATCGGTGCCCTGCCGGATGATCTCAACCTTGCAGTGTCGCTCTTTTTCGTCACCTTTGTCCTGTTCCAGATGCCCTCGGCCGCAGTGGGACAATGGCTGGGGCCGAGCACGTGGCTGCCCATCATGATG CTCTGCTGGGGCCTCATAACCACGATTCAGGCATTTATCTGGGGAAAAG TGGCTCTGATAACGACTCGTCTCCTCATCGGTGTCTTTGAAGCTGGCTTTTACCCCACATGCATCGTTTATCTTGGCTCTTTCTATTCCCGGTTCGACCTGGCCACGCGGATTGGACTGTTTTATGGACAGTATGCCATTGCATCTGCCTTCTCGGGGGCCCTGT CATATGCCATCTTTCAGGTCTCCCATGCCTGGCTCAAGCCATGGCAGcttctcttcatcatcgaggGGTTTCTCACCTGCGTGCTGGGAGCGGTAGCATGGTTGTGGCTACCGGCTGGACCTAGAGGCGCGTGGTTCCTGAGCCACAGCGAAAGGCAGTTTGTGGTGGACCGAGTCGGTGGCGTGGAACCCAATGCTGCCAAATACTCCAGCCTTACCCGGCGGGATCTGGTCGAGACGCTGAAGGACTGGAAGCTGTGGTTTGTGCTGGTGTTCAACATCTGCGCCAGCGTGCCCGTCACGGCTTTCTCCGTCTTCCTCCCGCTGGTTGTGCAGGGTATGGGGTACGAATCGGTCGAGGCAAACTTG ATGTCGGTGCCGCCAGCGGTGTGCGGGGCGGTCGGGCTCTACCTGTTCGCATCCAGCTCGGATCGGCACAGGGAGCGGGGATGGCACATTGTCGGAGCACTGGTGGTGGCGCTGGGGGGACTCGTCGGGGTGGTCGGATCGGTCAGCAACGCAGCCAAGTATGCGTCGCTGTGcgtgtttctttttggcagCTACGTGCCGCCCCCGCTCACCGTGGCCTGGCTCAGCGGCAACACACCGACGGCTGGGAAGagggcgctggtggtgggcgcGAATGGGCTGGGAAACCTGGCGGGCGCCATCGGGTCGCAGCTCTACCGAGCCGAGTATGCACCCGGGTACAAACTGCCGCTGGTGGTGACGTTGGGATTCGTCGGTGTTGCCCTCACCGGTTATGTAGCGTATCGTTACACACTGCGGGCGGTGAACGCGCGCAGGGCGGCCATCAGGAAATCGAAAAGCGCCGAGCAGATAGAGGCCGAGCGTGTCGACTCTGTCAGACATGCAGACCGCAAATGGGTGTTTGTATACGACCTGTAA
- a CDS encoding hypothetical protein (COG:B; EggNog:ENOG503P1AP), with product MPRQSKPPSTSTGKKKPELVDGRLPVNPRRKKVLPEERKRVSSACNNCNVRRVKCTGETPCHQCRNTNRPCKYPEVVPKVTVPKLQWTALTALQAWAPHAIELKRQLEAGELVRKITHEDGRVEYQPASELPPLPELSHFQDEVSPEDVVNAESSRPPLPPAPAPQTAAPLPQPPTPRQQQQQEQHHHYLLQQPQQQQQRQQQQQQQHHQHHIAEHQHRERPPLGESPQTGDKLDKIRSASPSTSSILSKRSDFYLSTSTGFDPRSDEGRMLADSTGTSRYLGASSGATFLDNIKNMITLTTPLAALISKGPEHMFSQTTGRYQTDDSRALLGPPLMDPVRHLPPAPDMAKLLDEVRYFIQDGTTDDLFPSGGIMFWSFPTFTDLSALGTARRDRIVTAHGEQYLQVPRDDEQRTPLALTFAAFAFNSLLGLAGKDSRVNGRLGEDFYATSRHLLGDPWDFGTSTIKEAAVMGLLALYLVEINRRDNAHLWVKHAMHVCEVRGIHRGYTDDEAEVRTFWTLYIIDSWLSCLLGRTPSIPDDGISLRPPRECPHFPSPVGLKAHLELSRITHKIIYNGLRRQSDGKKPEDRRARAESHVKRSLESLKKWLKALPPALQLPPDAHTKLHLPNSLTTEEVPSGFGRDRACWSLHMSYNQLIILTVRPVILTAVRKAIASLVSTGQMFNIYDNALVEEIRWCTDAAQSNLRLGWLMRQNSPHGRLLVQDLHHIFNAAVFLTMYQLVFVNVRTQLVADVDWAIDVFKQEQETGCAYAKDCFEVLRDLRFLVSELRDWIHNQTEKEKLWDDDGALKNYLGAMTAPRNNNTSKTDLGADVPMHDVQFEGRPIKQAHGFKKGYARRIWDTLTSWLLLEDNSNEGDGGGECFVFLSSSSSDTNSNCSFPLGGY from the exons ATGCCGCGGCAATCGAAACCGCCTTCCACTTCGActggaaagaagaagcccgagcTGGTCGACGGCCGCCTGCCCGTCAATCCCCGCAGAAAAAAGGTTTTGCCTGAGGAGAGGAAGCGGGTCTCCTCGGC TTGTAACAACTGCAATGTGCGACGGGTTAAGTGCACTGGGGAGACACCGTGCCATCAGTGCCGGAACACAAACCGCCCGTGCAAATATCCCGAGGTCGTCCCCAAGGTCACCGTTCCAAAGCTGCAATGGACAGCCTTGACAGCCCTCCAAGCATGGGCCCCGCATGCAATCGAGCTGAAGCGTCAGCTCGAGGCCGGCGAGCTTGTCCGGAAGATCACTCATGAGGATGGTCGGGTAGAGTACCAGCCCGCGAGTgagctgccgccgctgcccgaGCTTTCACATTTCCAAGACGAGGTGTCGCCTGAAGACGTTGTCAATGCTGAGTCGTCACGGCCGCCGTTACCACCAGCCCCGGCACCGCAAACAGCGGCACCACTGccgcaaccaccaacaccccgtcagcagcagcagcaggagcagcaccaccactacctcctccaacaaccacaacaacaacaacaacgacagcagcagcagcagcagcagcaccatcaacatcataTAGCGGAGCACCAACACCGGGAGAGGCCGCCGCTGGGTGAATCACCGCAAACTGGGGACAAGCTGGACAAGATTCGCTCGGCATCaccctcaacttcatccATCTTGAGTAAACGGTCGGATTTTTatctcagcaccagcactGGCTTTGATCCTCGAAGTGACGAAGGACGCATGCTGGCCGACTCAACTGGCACAAGTCGATACTTGGGGGCGTCATCCGGAGCAACATTCCTTGACAACATCAAGAACATGATCACCCTGACCACCCCCTTAGCAGCCCTGATCTCCAAGGGACCCGAGCACATGTTTTCACAAACTACTGGAAGGTACCAAACCGACGATTCCCGTGCCTTGCTTGGGCCGCCTTTGATGGACCCAGTCCGACACCTACCTCCAGCCCCCGACATGGCCAAGCTGCTGGACGAGGTCCGCTACTTCATCCAAGACGGGACCACTGACGACTTGTTCCCAAGTGGCGGCATCATGTTCTGGTCGTTCCCGACCTTCACTGATCTCTCGGCCCTGGGTACCGCTCGTCGAGACCGAATCGTGACCGCTCATGGAGAGCAATATCTCCAAGTGCCCCGGGATGACGAACAGCGAACCCCGCTCGCACTGACCTTTGCCGCGTTTGCTTTCAAcagccttctcggccttgcAGGCAAAGACTCTCGCGTCAATGGCCGTCTGGGTGAAGACTTCTATGCCACCTCGCGCCATCTACTGGGAGACCCCTGGGACTtcggcacctccaccatcaaggaAGCCGCCGTCATGGGCCTATTGGCGCTCTACCTTGTTGAGATCAACAGACGTGACAATGCGCATCTCTGGGTGAAACACGCCATGCACGTTTGCGAAGTTCGTGGAATCCATCGCGGCTACACCGACGATGAGGCCGAAGTCAGAACGTTCTGGACACTCTACATTATTGACTC GTGGCTGAGCTGCTTACTGGGACGCACGCCATCAATCCCGGATGATGGCATCTCACTTCGGCCCCCCCGAGAATGCCC CCATTTTCCATCTCCCGTCGGCCTGAAGGCCCATCTGGAACTGTCCCGCATCACTCACAAGATCATTTATAATGGCTTGCGCAGACAGTCAGATGGCAAGAAGCCCGAAGATCGAAGGGCCAGGGCGGAATCCCACGTCAAACGATCCCTCGAAAGTCTGAAAAAATGGCTGAAGGCCCTCCCTCCTGCTCTTCAACTCCCTCCGGATGCCCACACAAAACTGCATCTTCCCAATAGCTTGACGACCGAGGAAGTTCCCTCCGGGTTCGGTCGCGATCGTGCATGTTGGTCACTGCACATGTCATACAATCAG ctcatcatcctcaccgtTCGTCCTGTGATTCTAACAGCAGTGCGGAAAGCCATTGCTAGCCTCGTCAGTACAGGACAGATGTTTAATATCTACGACAACGCCCTGGTGGAAGAGATTCGCTGGTGTACGGATGCGGCGCAATCCAATCTTCGCCTCGGATGGCTGATGCGCCAAAACAGCCCGCATGGCAGGTTGCTGGTGCAGGATCTGCACCACATTTTCAATGCTGCCGTCTTCCTCACCATGTACCAGCTCGTCTTTGTTAATGTTCGGACGCAGCTGGTGGCTGATGTGGACTGGGCCATTGATGTCTTCAAACAGGAGCAGGAGACAGGCTGTGCATATGCCAAGGATTGCTTCGAGGTCCTGCGCGACCTCAGGTTCCTTGTCAGCGAGCTACGGGACTGGATTCATAACCAgaccgagaaggagaagctctgggacgacgacggggcGTTGAAGAATTATCTGGGCGCCATGACGGCGcctcgcaacaacaacacttcCAAGACAGACCTTGGTGCAGATGTGCCGATGCATGACGTCCAATTCGAGGGCCGCCCCATCAAGCAAGCCCACGGCTTCAAGAAGGGGTACGCAAGGAGGATCTGGGACACGCTAACGTCCTGGCTCCTGTTGGAGGACAACTCCAATGagggtgacggtggtggagaatgTTTTGTGTTTCTTTCCAGTTCCAGTTCAGATACCAACTCAAACTGTTCGTTCCCCCTCGGAGGATACTAG